The sequence CTAGCCGTTATACACGTGACTGAGATTAACACAACTCTTATTTATGTGAATCTGTACACAAGAGTAAGTCCATGTACATATATTTGCTGCCATACCAGGAGTGATTTGTAGTTGCCATCAGCGCAGAGGTTGAAGAGGGAAATATGAAGGAGCAGCCAAATGATGAGATAAAGCAGCACCATGGAATGACCCCTTCCCATCCCTTTTGATTAGAAACGTGACCATCTTCCCCTGCCCATTAGGCAGATCCAGATACATTATAGGTCATCCAAAGTAATGcctttatgattttttaatgCATTCAATTGTAAGATGCAGAGCTGATTATGTATTTTCATACTGAATCCAATGATAagagtttcttctttttaacaCTTCTACAATTCTATAATTTAGAGAAGCATAACAAAAACTCAACTTCAACTATGCTTCATATTCAACTCCTAAAATAGTATGACCTCGAGGTGCTCCTAAATTTGAGAAGAGAAAAACGGATCCTAATCGCTCATATTCATTGTTAAATCAAAATTAAGTTAATAAAGAACTAAAACATTTGACTCCTTAAATTATGATAAAATTTGtgtgatgagagagagagagagagagagagagagagagagagagatagatacATAAGGTGCAGTCTCCAGTTAGAGCTAGCTCTTGTTCTAAAAAAGTCATGGGTTCCACACCTCCAAACCCCACATCCCTTAATTAtttgttgaacttgaattgtATGAGTTTGCTTATCTTTATCCATCACGTGGAAAATGAAACCGCAATTGAATACGGTGTCATTTTGATATACATTGTCAGTCAATTTCCTATAACAATTGACCATTTTGAGTTTATTAGTTTCCTAAAAGATTCAAAAGCTTCTTTTTCATCAAATATATCTTTTGAATCAGTAATTTGAGCCTAATATTACATGTTTAGCAAATATAGAGAGGCATTTTGTTGAGCAAGTTTCTGCTGCTTCTTCCTGAATTAATAATATTGATTTCCCAAATATGCGTACCACAGACGTTATGGCCTACTCATCCAATCACCGGCAATAGTCAAATAAAGTGGATGGCGGTTGATCATATGAACATCGCTTTTACTGCTGCTTGTCTCTAAGACTAGACTAATTAAGAAACACCAATTCTCTTCTCGCCGACACACCAAGAAACTTTTTACTTCCAAACACCACAATAACTACACAGAAACAAGTgggtaaaaaaataatgcagGCTCCCGCAGCACTGATTTTACCATAAATTAGGAAAGTAAGTCTTGTGTATTCGTAATGCTCCTATGTAAACTTGTCTTGCACTCCAAGACATTTGGATTTTCTTGTGTACCAGGTAGTGTAAAGAAAGTTTTGTATACATGTTATGTCTCCTTCTCATTATTCTTCAATAATATCTAATAATTATTGATTGGGACTCAGTATATTATTATATCTAATCATCTGCTTAACTATTTTGTATCCGTTAACTTATGTGAATTTCATGCCAACTTTGTGTTAGTACGattttttaatctttattAGATTGACGTACATGTTCATTTTTCTCACGATATTGTACTTTTAGATTTGTAAATCACCGTTAGAATTATTCATTTGGAAAATGAATCTCAATTTTGTGTCAAAATGTaatatgattaaaaaaaaaaaatccttgtGAATTTCGTGTTAATGTTTTGTAAAGTTTTGAATCACTGTACAAAATTTTACCGTCAGATCAAAGTCCCAATTCCCATCACAAACTCACAAATCATAAACaaactcatcatcatcatgagtgatgagatgagatgagaaGAGTACCGCGTGAGGACATTTGGATGCGATGTTGACTCATCAAAACGTTTGCATTAAATGACATGTCGTCCATGGCACCTACATTAGATGCAAATGGCTCCACAATGAAACAgaagtttccttttttcccACTCTGGCTTCCTTCTCAAAAACCCACTATAAAACACACCCTCCACGGAAAATCACCATCACCcatcaaaataaacaaagcaaGCAAGCTCTTGAGTCCAAGTCCTCAACACACAATAATATGTCTACACTGAAAATCCGATCAAAGAAACCAGACGACATTCGAGGTCTCGTGACGCTGAGGCTGCTCATTCGGAAGCTTGTGCAGAAGGGTCTCTCCATTTTATCAGCCAGAGGCCTTCATCACCACAATGATTTTGATGAAGCCACAGTGGTGCCAGAAGATGTTAAAGAAGGGCATTTTGCTGTTTTTGCAGTGAAGGGCAAGGAGGCAGAGAGGTTTGTGGTGAAATTAGAGTCCTTGAAAAACCCTGAGTTTTTGAGGTTGCTAGAAGAAGCTGAGGAAGAATATGGATTTGAACAGAAGGGGGCTCTTGCTGTTCCTTGCAGGCCAGAGGAGTTGCATAAGATTTTAGAAAACAGGAGGGAGAAGAATAGCagtgataataataatattaatctTAGAGTTATACAAGGATGCTAGCTAAGCTAGCTACCCGAATGAGCCCATTTTCATGTATGATTTATTAGCCATGTAAATTTCTCTGTCTAATTATTTCCTCTGTTATATGTGCTCTTTTTGCACTGGATGTAGTCAGATTTCTGCATGGAAAGAatataagaaaaattcatTCTTGTATCTTATATCATTTCTTCCTTCTGAGGTAAGCAGAGTGGGTTGGGGAATGGGATGACAACAATTAAGTATGATCTGAAAATTGTCATATTAGAAAGCAAGAGCTATGCCTATCCAAACTTCCACTActttcagtttttaatttttctgtgCCTGTATGTTGAACCAATACTATAACTTTTTTCAACAATGACaaagtttaatttaaatttaaatgctAGAGTTTGAGGCGGCCACCGAATTCGAGAGGCGATAGTTTATCCTGTGACGGATGTCAGCAGTTTAAGTATGTTTATCTTCACTTCAAAGCAAAGTGTTgctatatttttctcttttttctttgtcgcATTAATGATCAAATCCGTAAGCGTCAGCACTTCCATTTTCTAGAAAAACATTTTCGCATTTATTTTAGACTCATATGTCTTATAGTATGACATTCTCTAAGGCGGGATGTGAGAGAATGTTCAAACACTCATGACTTATCGGAACTCTCATTCTGGCCCGCATTAAAGAATTCTTGATTATACTAgtacaaaaggagaggtgcTCCTGGAAAATACTACACCTGTAAACCGAGTGGAATATTATTGATTCGGGCAGAACACCGATTCTTGCCGTGTTTGGCCAGGTAGTTCCAACACGTTTGgtgcttttttccttttctgaaAAGAGATAGTTGGCAATGGACTAACGATCTGATCATGAGACTTATGACGGTGGCAACCAACTAACTCCTCCGTTAGcagttgttttcttttttcataattatttctttattagACAAGGTATATTCCAATTGTGTTcatattatttcttctttattaGTACTTggttaattttatattcacAATTAGGTCTTGGTGGACCCTATCTATTTGGACCTTGAAAGAACTTGCATTTTGGTGCATATTATGAAGTCCATAGTCCTTCCCTTGACTTTACATGCCACCTCCACCAACTCAAGAGGCTCAACTTTTGAGATCAACCCATGTGgaaaatgtaaaaatattatacTAGTTGAGTAGAGACGTGTGGAAATAATGGAATTAATAAAGTTCTCATCCTTGTATGAATTGTGCTAGCATAAGTCGTAAGTGATTGAATTCTAACAGTTAGTTTATATGAGATTTGTAATGAAGCTCATACAGATCAATACTTTGCATCTCTAATTGATGCTAGCATCTTTTATATTTCATActtgtattgtatgtataGTCATTGTAAAAAGTCTTGAGGCACCAAAACAATGATGATTGATGACAACCCAATTTGAAAGACATCGACGGAAGTGTCTACAAAATAGTTGGTCCTGATCGTATGTAATGATTGTAACCAAAGTCTGGAAACACTAGCTGGAGTTACAATTTAAAAGATTAGATGGACTTAAAGTCATTTTTATTGTCAGCCGAAAGTGCAGGATTGCTTCCAAAACTTTGAAGCTATAGCAAACTAAGCTACAATTGAGCTTTAATTTGAGATCTCTTGTGAGAACAATATGGTGAAATATGGTCATATGAATTAGTACGTACACATTATAATTAAGCACATCAGCTTGCCTTTTATATCAAAACATTTTCCAACTATGCAAGCGatattgtatatattttcttaaaacaaacccatgATAAAAACACATGGTTATAAGTCTGCTCAATTTGCTTGCCTCCcacacaaagttccaatgaaGATGGCCAATTCTGGTGAAAAAATGAATGTGGGTAATTCAAGCCATAATATGGGCCCGACCCGTTTAGATTGAGCATGGCAGGATCTATGCTACGTTGGGCCGGGTATAACAATATGTTCGgcattaaaagaaaattttaacaaaattgatgctattttttttttctttgatacaAGCAATAGGTGAGGGTATTTGAATAGAGAAACTTAGGTGCACGGATAACTattcttaaccacttgagttaCAAACTCTTTGCAAAATTCATAGTATTGATAAGATTATGGAATGAACATTATTCTGATTTTCAACACAAGAATAGTCACTGAGAAGTTGCTCATTTAGAACAAGCAATTTAGCATTTTGTTAACCACTGTCATACAAATCTCAACAACATTTACAAAATGGACAGGGTGCAAATGAAGGAGCAGTTGTTAAGTAATCATTGTATTATTTTACCTCAGAGCAATTATCTGAGCCTACAGGTTCTTTCAAACAGCTAGATATTGCCACTACTGCAGCTTCAATCGCTCCGTCTTCTCCCTGTTCCATTCCATCCAGCAGATACAAGTTACAACCatactctttttcttcagaaaaTCTTGTGCAATGCAAACAACTTCATTACAAACATAGATATATCTGAGCAATGAGGGAACTTCACCTTCTCTTTCCAGTAGAACATATTTCCATATTTCCCGGCCAAACGGCTCCAAAAGCTACGTGGAACATCAAGATCAACGGAAGCCCCCACGTTGAAGTTCAGTATATTGCCTGCTCAAAAAGAGCAAGAGACCCATCAATACAAATAATCTATGGTAGAGGTagcacaaagaaaagaagaaaaaactcaTACAATATAAGTTATAACACAAGGTTGGTATGTATGAATACATTACCAAAGGTGGGATCAGCAACAAAGACAATAGTTCTATCATCCACTTGCCAGAAATCTTTAATTGCCAAACCTGCAAAACATGGAAATATTGCAAAACCAGGGTTAATTTTATCTTCTCACACATTCAGATTGGCCTCTTAACAATAATTCTAATTTACAATTTGGCAACATAAACATGTTAGACTGTGTGACAAGAGAGCATTTGCTTGCAAAACCCTAAACAAATATatagtaatttaaaaaaataaaagaaaacactcTGAATGCCAAAGTCTTACAGAATATTAGGCACACCTGGTGTATCAGGATAGTTCTGTGCAAGAACCCTCAACTTGAATCCAGTATCTTTCTCTATGTCATCAATCTCTTGGGCTAGTCTTTTCTCCTGAAAATTACCATACATAATTATAAGCACATCAGCTTAATTCTtagatttcaattttgatgtCAAGTTCAAAAGACACCACTACGGTATTATTAATGTCCCATATAATAGATGCAATGCaagttttccattttcaatttcaacccAACCTAAGAATCCAGGAAAACCATATAAAACCAACAAATAGgcaataaataagaaaacacaCCTGACCATCAGAGAGGAAGCCAGCTACATCAATTACAGGACTGAACTCTTTGGGAAGCAATTCTGGCTTGTTCACCCCAACTTTTGCCTCCACAGGTCCTACTCCTGCAGAAATTTAAAGGCTTTTTCACATTATCAGCATGTTAATCTTTTATGCAATTGCAGAAAATGAGAGTACTTGCCTGAGAGAGATAATCCGAGCGTGAGAGCCCCTGAGAGCACTAAACTTAAAGACTTGGACCGAAACTCCGAGACCCAGTTGCTCAATTGTGTTGGCTTTTGGGTTGAAGAGAGATGAGAGGACGCAGTGATCAGTGGCGTGAATGGAAGACGTGAGGTTGTTTGGGAAGTGGGAGATGAACAATGGAGAAACGCCATTGTTTATTCAGCTAGGACCGTGGCAGCTGCAAAGGCTTTTAGGATAATGGAAGACGGGGGctattttctatttctgttcttttttggggggtttttaaaattttcaccaGGGATTCTTTAAAAATCTCCAAAATTCGGCTGTTTTTcattactttattttctaaattatcCGGCTGTTaaaagaagtcccaaattgtcattaaaaaaaaaaaaaaaaaaagtcccaAATTCCCAAggataattttataaaaattttaacccgcatggaaaaaaatacatgtaaaAATTCATACATCCTAATTTACTTAATTTGTGTGACATACACATGATTGCACTTATTCGAAGTTTAGACTAAACTCGTAAAGGAAGTAAGTCGTAAACATTTTCTTCACAACTCAGCAAATAGAAATATAGATTTTTAgattccattttcttttggggtaCTACGGCTTAATTGTATTTTGGTGACAAATTCCGTGGGAAAGGATTGGTTTCATCAGACAATGAGGTCTCTCTTTGAACCAGACTGCCTGAAAACAAGTGTGACTTAAAATGAGAAAGCTCAAAGCCTCAAGCCTGCTATATTAAAGCTTTTATCACAATCTGCGGGAAGCAATTCTAGTTCCCTTTCCACTCAATAAACTTGTGTTTGGGAGTTGTTTCACTAACTATAGCTGCAGGCCTAAACAACATTAGGAAAATAACCCTTTTTCGAAACAGCAATTTGAACAAACAGCTTCTCAAGACTTCCACTGTCAAGCAGAAAGAGATGCTGCATCATGTAGCAACGCAGCTAGCATTATCCATTATCCACCATTTATCAAATTGTTCATCATCTGCACCTCAAATTCTCAATTgcttaaatttcaaattatcCTTGCAATCGAAAAAACCAACCATTtgcagaggaagaaaaaatgatCATATGACACAACTCACTGGCATTCAAAAAGGCATGAAGCCTGATACTGATAAAGGAGAAGATTCTGCTTTTAGCCTTCaataaaatacataataaACATTATATCCTTCAAGCTATGAGAGTTTCAGCTCAGTAAAACTTAAACAAGGCCAAttgaaacaaacaagtttACAACTAAGGGAAATAAACAGGCCAGTTGAAATAGTAGGAATCTCTGAGATCCTTGTCCATGTACTGGTTCCACtgcaacaagaacaaaaaaaaagaagcccaAGTTTCATCAACAAAAGAACAATATCAAAACCCACAATATCTCCCAAATGGTTTCTCACTAGAATCAGAGAAATTCTTGAAATTTCAGCTTGCCCAACATTCGAGACACAACCCAACATACCTTAAATTTGTAGGGCTCCCCTTTCTTCATGGCCTTCTTCCAGTGATACTGCTCAAAGCACATTGCTTTGTCATGCCAGCTGcaacaattttcaaattgtgaagagaaaaaaaaaacagaattaaCAAACAGAAACATAAAATAGCAACAAATTCACAAACTGGGTAATTATCAAGACTAAAAAAAGATGACCTACTTGAACTGATTGGAGAGCTGCCACATGTAGGGGTTGACCCAAGTGAGCGCGGAGAAGGCAGCGGACCCGATCCATATGTTCACAAAGCGTTCCGGGTCGGCATGTGGGACCCCCGGGTCTCCTCTGTACGCGTTCCCAAAATACTTCTCCatttctgtctctctctctctctctctctctctctggtttCTTATCCTTGATCTCCGATGAGCACAAAGAACATATTTATACTAGTGGGTttttttgtccaaaaaaaatactagTGGGTTTTAAATTTGGGCTGGGTCGGGTACACTAAAAGGCCCAAAAAGGAGCCCACTAAAGGCCCAGATGCCTCTTAGTTTAGTTTAGTGGTAGAATTCTATAAAAGTAAACCCAAGACCCCCCCAATTATCTTCATCGATCtcactcttctctctctctctctctctcttcgttCCCAAATCTCCCTTCCGTTTGAATTTTGATACCAACATTGCCAAAGGGGTCTTACCAGGGATTTatcaatttctatttttttttcaaattcataaattccCTCCATATCCTCAACCTTCTTCACTctctcaaaccctaaccctactTGGCTCTCCTTCCTCCTCTAGGGTTTCGCGATATTTCACTCAATCTGATTCCAAACTCTGCTCGTTTACTTCTGATTCGTGTTCCGGAGTCTTCGAATCGCTGCAAGGCTCCGAGAATTGCGTTTATTTCACTCCAATTTCTAACTACCTCTCGCTGCTTCTCTTTCTGGATTTTTTCTAGGGTTTCTCAGTGTCAGCTGGGTAGAGTCCTATTTTCTTTcgcttttatatgtttttgtttgactGCCGAGAAAACGGGGGAAAGGGAGGGAAGATGCGCGGGTTTTTGCGGGAACAGGCTCATGGGTCGAATGATTTGAGGGTTCGAGAAAAAGCTGAGTGATATGAGGGTTTGAATATGAGCCTTGAATATGAGCCATGGAGAAGCGGACAGTAGCAGCAGAGTGAATGAACCCAGTAGCGAAGCGccgagaggaggaggaggaggaggagccgATGAGTTTGGCCGAGCCATATCTACGGTTGCGGTGGCGCAGATATGCGAGAGCGTTGGGTTTCAGAGCTTCAAGGAGTCTGCTCTGGACGCTCTCGCCGACATTGCCATCAGATACCTCCGTGACTTAGGGAAGATGTCGAGCTTTTATGCTAACTTGGCTGGCAGAACCGAATGCAATGTGTTTGATATTATTAGAGGGTTGGAGGATTTGGAGTCACTGCAAGGGTTCTTGGGTGCTGCTGAGGTCAGTCATTGTCTTGCAGGGTCTGGGATACTGAGAGGCATTGTTGAGTATGTGGGTTCGGCTGAGGAGATCCCATTTGCACAGCCATTGCCTCGGTTTCCGGTGATCAAGCAGCGGAGATTAATTCCGAGT comes from Prunus dulcis chromosome 6, ALMONDv2, whole genome shotgun sequence and encodes:
- the LOC117631937 gene encoding auxin-responsive protein SAUR50 encodes the protein MSTLKIRSKKPDDIRGLVTLRLLIRKLVQKGLSILSARGLHHHNDFDEATVVPEDVKEGHFAVFAVKGKEAERFVVKLESLKNPEFLRLLEEAEEEYGFEQKGALAVPCRPEELHKILENRREKNSSDNNNINLRVIQGC
- the LOC117630124 gene encoding thylakoid lumenal 15.0 kDa protein 2, chloroplastic, which encodes MAFLHCSSPTSQTTSRLPFTPLITASSHLSSTQKPTQLSNWVSEFRSKSLSLVLSGALTLGLSLSGVGPVEAKVGVNKPELLPKEFSPVIDVAGFLSDGQEKRLAQEIDDIEKDTGFKLRVLAQNYPDTPGLAIKDFWQVDDRTIVFVADPTFGNILNFNVGASVDLDVPRSFWSRLAGKYGNMFYWKEKGEDGAIEAAVVAISSCLKEPVGSDNCSEVK
- the LOC117630127 gene encoding uncharacterized protein LOC117630127, translated to MEKYFGNAYRGDPGVPHADPERFVNIWIGSAAFSALTWVNPYMWQLSNQFNWHDKAMCFEQYHWKKAMKKGEPYKFKWNQYMDKDLRDSYYFNWPVYFP